The window ATGATTATCTATTAGTTATGAGGGACCCCGTGTGCCGTAATTTAAAAAAAGAATTTATAAAAGTATTAAAAGATGGGTTTTGCTATAAAGTATTTCCGAAGGGGATTTACGCGGTAACGGACGGGCGGCATTTTGAGAGCAGGGCCGAGATAAAACTGTTGAAAAAATTTGATGCGGACGCTGTCGGGCAGAGTTTTTGCCCTGAGGTTTATCTCGCACGTGAAATCGGCGCGTGTTATTGCGGGATTTATCTTGTGGTGAATTTTGCCGAAGGCGTCGTCAGGGAATGGGATTATGAAAAATTCCGGCATCTTTTTTATTCAGAATCGAAAAATATCGGAAAAATACTGGCGGAGACAATAAAATATCTGAATGAAGACAGAAATACATGTTCCTGCGGTAATCTCAGGATAAAGACCTTATTGACTAATGGCAATTAAAAATAAAAACCAGGTCATTCTTTGCGCGTCTTATGTTTTACCGGTTTCATCTTCTCCAATAAAAGAGGGAGCGGTTGTAATAGAAGGCGATAGTATCAAGGCCCTCGGTCATTCCAGCGTTATCAAAAAAAAATATCCAAAAATTCCAGTTCGAAGTTTTCCGGATTCAATTTTAATGCCCGGTTTGATAAATTGTCATGTGCATCTGGAATACTCGGCTTCAGGGCCCTTATTAAAACAAACAAATTTTATCGACTGGATAAAAGATTTAATTCATAAACAAAAAATATTATCAGAAAAAAAAATAAATTTGTCCATTAAGAAAACGCTTGATGAAATTATATCTTCAGGCACTACAGCTGTCGGAGAAGTATCGCGAAGCGGCAAAAGTTTGTCCGAATTGAAAAAAAGCGGGCTAAAAGGTGTTTTTTACAGTGAATTTGTGGCGGTTGACGACAAAAGGATGAAAAAGGCAATATGCGGTTTTGAGGCAGATTTCAGAAAAACCAAAATAAAAATTGCTGAATCTAATCTCAAAATTGGTGTTTTTCCGCATTCAGTTTACACGCTTTCCGGGAATTCTTTAAAATATATTTCTTCATTTTTTAAAAAAAATGGTATTCGCTGCGGCATGCACGCGGCGGAATGCCCTCAGGAAAATGATTTTATTTCACGGGGTTCAGGGCAATTGGCTGAATTTATCAGATCGTTTAACTTGGAAATTGTCCCTTTGCCGGGAAAATGGCATGATACATCCGCGTATTTAAAAGATGTAAAATTGCTTAATCCTTTAACACAATTGGTCCATTGTGTTCATTTACAGGAAAAAGATTTCCAGGTTTTGGAAAAAACGAAAACAAGCTTAGTGGCCTGCCCGAGAAGCAATTATTTGCTTAAAAACGGTGAATTCCCGGCACACCTGGCTTTAAAATATAAATTAAAAATAGGAATAGGAACAGACAGCCTGGCCAGTAATTATTCAATGGACATGTTTGAGGAAATGAGATTGTTAAATGATATTATAAATAAAAACAAATTTATAAAGAATTTTAATAAAAAATTAATATATGAAAAATTAATCAGAATTGCGACACTGGGCGGCGCGGAAGTTTTGGGAATTGAAAATGAAACAGGTTCATTGATTGAGGGGAAGAAAGCGGATTTGATAGTTGTCAATATTAATGACAATAAAAAAATGTTTTCTCCTCTTGAATATATTATTTCCGAAGCCGCGGGCGGTGATGTATGTTTTTCCATGATTAATGGATTGATAAAATATGATAGAGTGAAAAATATGGCAAAAGCAGGATTATTTTGATAAAATATTAATATAGTCAAAGGGAATTTTAAATGAAAAAATATTTTTTAGTTGCCGTTTTATTGCTGGCGTTTTCCAGGACAAATGCTTTTGTAAAGCAGGATAAGATCAATACTACGTGGGAAAACAAAGACGGATATTTTTATATAAAGCTGGGATCGGAAGACAGTTTGCGAAACGGGTCAGTATTGATTGGTTTTGATAACCAAAACAGGCCTTTCTTCTTTGAGATATTGGGTATCCTTGGGCCGAATTATTCCTTGTTTCAGAGAATCGAATTAGTGTGGGACAATAATGAAAATAAAACAAATAAAGTGTTTTTAGACAAGATGAATCTTG of the bacterium genome contains:
- a CDS encoding MTAP family purine nucleoside phosphorylase, translating into MQNVPFAIIGGSSTFSISFPEGLNDKKIKIISKEKTYLTPFGKSPALTIFKINDKKVVTCKMHGWQKDCSRGDSSRRIFWVFREMGVKKILAEGGVGSINKKMIPGDIFIPDDYIDFSMRRNINIADDYLLVMRDPVCRNLKKEFIKVLKDGFCYKVFPKGIYAVTDGRHFESRAEIKLLKKFDADAVGQSFCPEVYLAREIGACYCGIYLVVNFAEGVVREWDYEKFRHLFYSESKNIGKILAETIKYLNEDRNTCSCGNLRIKTLLTNGN
- a CDS encoding amidohydrolase family protein; this encodes MAIKNKNQVILCASYVLPVSSSPIKEGAVVIEGDSIKALGHSSVIKKKYPKIPVRSFPDSILMPGLINCHVHLEYSASGPLLKQTNFIDWIKDLIHKQKILSEKKINLSIKKTLDEIISSGTTAVGEVSRSGKSLSELKKSGLKGVFYSEFVAVDDKRMKKAICGFEADFRKTKIKIAESNLKIGVFPHSVYTLSGNSLKYISSFFKKNGIRCGMHAAECPQENDFISRGSGQLAEFIRSFNLEIVPLPGKWHDTSAYLKDVKLLNPLTQLVHCVHLQEKDFQVLEKTKTSLVACPRSNYLLKNGEFPAHLALKYKLKIGIGTDSLASNYSMDMFEEMRLLNDIINKNKFIKNFNKKLIYEKLIRIATLGGAEVLGIENETGSLIEGKKADLIVVNINDNKKMFSPLEYIISEAAGGDVCFSMINGLIKYDRVKNMAKAGLF